The nucleotide sequence AAAACTTCTGAATGACAAAACCAGGAAACCACCTACCGTGCAAGCAAAATGACACAATGATACTATAAATATCTATACTCTCCAATAATCATTCAGTGTGCGTTTGCAGTGTCTGTGAttaataaattgtttaattGAGAGTTAAACAGTTGAGCAAccaggaaaatgaaaaaaaacaaaacacgaATGCCTGCACAATAATCAGGCCTGATCAGGCCTGACTGTCAAGATTCTTCAAATTCTCGTCTTAGCTTGTCTGCACTAATTATAGAGTTCCTAATGGCAAAAGTAGTAGAGTTAAATGATGGTGTTCAGAGAAATATAGTATGTCAAAAAGCTCAGTATTTCCTGTTCTTGtaatttgctgttgtttgtatgtgtgggtgCATGACAGGacttggacatttttcacaattctCCAGTTTTTCAGATATTAGTCCACTAAAATAATACCATAACAAGTAATAGAGAATTAGACAGCACCCATATCTTCATGTATGACTTAAAGATCCAccccagacatgttttaagatgtatgaTGCAAGATGTAAAATACTCTttgttgaataataatttgtgtctgacatGATTTTTCCATAAAATAGTTCAATTATCTTGTtcaaatccttaaaattacatctacaCCGTctccctctttaaaaaaaggccagaatatatgaatatgcaaatacttttcatttcagaagttgaATTGTTGAacacaaaatgtctcattttctagtgagaagaagagagaagtccattctcagtgtttgtgcactggaggcttcaaattTCCACATCACGTTGCATACTTGACCAGAATTACATTTGGTACCTAACATGCCTTCTTATTACACTATTTTGCAGTGTTTGTACTGTTTCTGCATTTACACATCTGTGGTGGAATGACAATAACATTGAATAGAACCCAAAAAATATGAGATTTTTGCAGAcaataatttattatattttatttatttattacaatttaCTGACCTTGTGGTCATGCGTATAATGTGTATTCTGTTATAAACATTGAAAAATCTGCAATACAGTGAAGTCTCTATTTAAATAGACAGGATAGAAGCAGCTGTTAATTTTGAATCTGTACCTGAACACCTGTATACCTGTACATGTACAAGTACGAGACGAGTACTGTCAAGAAGAATGACATACAGAAACAACataatacagatgttttcaacttaaaaaaaatcaggaatTACATGGAGTGTGCTTTCACATTTTGTGTCCATTAATAGGATTTCAAAGTCCAGCAGCACTATGCCCTTCATGCTGTGTCGGCTCCCTCACTACCTTGTTCCAAATATAGCCTACTGACTTAGCCCATAGAAGGGATTACACACTGCTGTTAACAGAACGCTATCTGTTTAGTAATAGTTGCTGCCATATTATCTATCCCCTCCCCATCCCTGAGCCCTTGATCCCTGGGCTAATTCCATGAATCGTCCAAATCTAAATCCACTGGTGGAGcaacgacacacacacagttggaaactcagagagagagagagagacatggtggacaaacacacaggatGAGGGAAGTTGTTTCAAAACTTCTTAATCTTTTTGTGAGCAATTCAGTAAACTTAGCTTCCATTGACAGTGAGGCCATATGCCACCTGTGTGCCCTTTACATGCTTCTGTACAGATGCACCAACGACCCAGTGTGCCAACTCATCAGAGGGAACTGTCAAGCCTGGCTGACGTCACCCATCCAGTCTCTGTAATCGAAAGAGACGTTAATCCTGCTCCTCTCCAAAGCCTGGCAATAGGGTGGGGTGGGACAGGGAGGGATATTGAGAGAGACATGAGGAAGGAAGTTGGATACGGGAGACAAGGGAATGCATGTAGGCTTTAGGCTAGCAGACAAATTCAAAATCAGCAAGCCAGACAGGTACTGTCCTAACTGACCAAGGACATTAGGCAGTCCTCCATCTCTTGAGCTTCTGCTGAATTCCTGAGGGTGTTGCACCCCGCTATCCAGGCTTCGCCCTGGAGGCCAAAAGCCTCACTGAGGGCTCAGCGGAGGGGGAATGCTGTGGGAGCTGCTCACCTCCTGCTGAACCCCCTCTCATGCCGTCTGTACCTGCCTTGGAGGAGCCGGGCTTCACCACTGTGGAGCTGTTCCAAGATGCAGAAGAAATCTGCCTGACTGCAACTGAGGGGTAAGAGGCACTAATATTATCAATAGGAACATTCACAGGTTTAACGCCACAACATAACCCTAAAACAGCTAAATGGGAAGTTCACACTTCCTGTAGGTGGATTTCTGTTGTGATAAACTTAGTATAAGGGTCATGAAGATAAGATCAGGCAAAGTCAAACAGCAGGATAAAATCAGTTTAACTCAGCCAACGCACATGGAAGTGTGAAATGAATGGGCTTGCTACTAACAAAATGATGATATATAACTGAAATGTCCAATACAATCCTTATTTGAGTAGTTCAAATACTAAATAGATTGTTTGTCCAGAATAATAGGCTATTTTGGACAATATGGGCCATTTCAGTTCACTACATAACAGATGTAGAAGGTTCAGTGcctaaatgtgtttgtatgtcaCCTCCTGTCTGACTGCAGGTGATCAACATTAGGAGAGTTTACTGTGGGTGATGCAATCAGTCCAGCTGGTACAAGATATAATACTCATATGCTAATAATCATATAACGGTACAGGTGTGATGATACAACAGGAAAACCTCATTTCCAGCTGTGTGATCTCAGCGTTATTTCATTCATTGCATATGAACAGCTTGTTGCTAAGAACCCTTAGCGACTGGTGACTGCAACTGAGATTGTCACCAGTTTATTTCATGTCATTCATGTTGAGTTAAAATGGAAAGGGAAGTGACTTCAGAAAAAGGAAGTCAAACTTGTAATGAAATAAGAACGTAATAAGCAAAGACGTGATAACCACCACTGTCAAAAGTGTAAATGAGGTAGGTCTTTAAACTGCCATTGCTTCTTGTCACTTATCTTAGCTGTATATTGTCTGTAGATAGTGATGGAGACATGTCAGGTCAAGTGGAATAAACACTTTATAATCTTCCTATGAGGCAGATTTGTTTTagaatttattttatcatttcattgatttttacatttttccctCATTAATTCCTTATTTACAAACCAACCAGTTTCACATAATTTACAATCATTTTAACTCATTTAGAAAAGTATTtaatataaactaataaaaGTAGTTTTCAAAagtatctctttttttcccagtaaGTAGCAGTAAGTGTCTGTCATTACCATGTTTGAATACCTACtgttatactgtacatttaaatcTCTGGCACGAATAATACTGTccactgtacaaaaaaaaaagctgattgtTGACTGAGCTGAAACGTGCAGGTGTTTAGTCGGAGTGTATATGAGAGGGATTACATCGAGGTTAAGCTTAATAATATCTGCTGAAAGTTTCCATCCCAGGTAGCTCACAAACAGCTTAGTGTGACACAGTTGTCAGCAGCATAATATCAGAAATTGAGTTGTAGGTCTGTGCACATTCACAAGTGGGTCAAAAATGATAGCATCCTCCCAAAGCTGATCCTATTTAGGCGAGAACAGGGCGTCCTCATTCTGACAGTGGTGCAAACTGGCTTagtgttttcttcatttgtcaTATTGTGTAGTGAATTTAAGCATGTTGATAGGGCTGCTAATCtgtcaaattaaatcaatcaaaaaaCTGAGCTAAATTCAATTAATTTCAATTCTGTTCAGAGTGAGTCAATATGAGATAAAGgcagtgagagagggagagaaaaatacACCGatgcaattttttaaaattctcaaTTTATGAAACTCTAAATTTTACCTATATTATCTACGTGTTGAGtatattcaaataaaccaaGAACTCAATGCTGGCATCAAACACAATCTAAAGTATTTGCAGTAAATGACCTGAACACCTCACAGTAAGATTGGGCCTGACCTATGACCTACAACATACTCTAGACTTACTGCCATGTAACTTACTgtgctgtaatgtaatgtaatgcagaATATAATTCATTCTGCAGTTATTTAGCTAGTTATAAACCCAAGTAGGGTTTTAGATGAATGCAATTTTTGACCTATTAGTTGCTGTCTTCCTTTACTTCGTTCATGTCTAACCACAAGGGCTGCTTGGCATGCTTGAAAGTAACTGAGTGTTACAGCTACTTTTCTAATTAAGATTTTATATCCAAAACATATATATCTAAAATATGATCAATTAGAAGATTAAGCTACTCataagtatataaaatacttAAGATCAGCTGCACATCCACCAACTATACTGTTTAAGTGCTGCTTATATTGTAATACATCAGTAATAATGatccaataatataataatataaaactaacTACAATATAAGTTTGTTAACTTGATACTAACTTTTACTTATTATGGAGGATGTATTTTGTGTGGTTTTGCTACTTTTAGAGAAAgatgtttcctgtttgaaaGGTAATGTAGGCTATATTGAAACCCTTTCCTGCATGTTTAATTTCCTCTTGTCCTCTACCACAAGATGAATTCACAAGAAATTTCAAAACTGCTCCTCCATAGTTTGACGTAACATGAACAACGCTGTTGGCATATACCAAAAAGTACCAAAAAAAGATTACAGATTACAATCTGATCCGTCTTTCAACTGAAATTTCATTGAAGAGTAAGCTAGATATAACAGGTTGTGTCATTATGCCATGCCTGACAACAAACCATGATTGGTACTTTTGGAGAAGAGAGcggacacagagaaagacagcaagaaaaagagagacagagggaggaggagagggggataGAGAGAGGATTCGGCCAGATCCTCAGTCCTTCTTAATCCCCCGTCGGCTTTTCTGGAGACCATAAACAGATTGAAGTGGGATATGGACTCAGACTCATGCATGTAACTAAAACAAGTGACTACTTTACCAATACTTCAGACTATGGAGGCAACATACAGTGGTCTGATGTAAGTCTTGGTGCCAATTTATTTTGcaaaaataaagcagcagtgACTTTAGATAGCACTTTTAAAGGTAATGGCCTACTGTGCAAGCAGTGGCTGAGAGATGGAGTTAAGTTACTAAAGCTCACAGCCCTATTTAAGAGTGGACAGAGCCAGAGCAGCGCATTTGCTCAGTCAGACTCCctctcaaaaaataaaatatgagccAAAAAAGGACATAATCCATTTTGATATCAAACCCTTTTATAGTTCTGCAGTAAGCTAGAGTGTGTTTTTGGTTGGAGACTCTATGTgatgaacaaaacacacacacacacacttgcacatagTCACACAAATCACATGACTGAAAATATCTGACCAATCAAAAGCGTGGGACATTGGATCCTGTGATACTGTAAATCAGCTAGAAAAACAAGGGCATAAGGGGGCAATGATGTTATTTCATATAGAACCAGATTATGTGATTAACCATAGAGTCACTGAGTATGGACCTTACTGCTGTGGGAGACAGTACGCTGGATGTGAGATTTAGAAGGCCAGTAAGCAATCAGTTTTGGGCAAATTTCATTCCTTATAATGTAAGAGCATACAGCATCTAATTGGTTAACAATCACAGAAACATTTGGTGTATTGTGCTATGTGGCATACGTACATCTGCTGTGGAAATTGTCTCAACGAGTAAAGAGTAAACCTAAACTATTATACTTTCtaagagaacaaagaaatcatctgtgattggtcaaacatatcagTCTATATGATTTTACCCAATAGAAGATGACCACGGAGCAGAACATACATGCATATGTACATCCTACACTGGACATACAACCCCAAGACAACTACCTTATTTGGACATAGGCCAAGTTAAGGGAAGAACGATGGGCCTCTTCAAAGATAAGAAAACGTATTCTATAAGACACACAGTGTAGAAGCAAAATTAGTGATCTTACATCCACATcttagattaaaatgatcaatccAATTGTTAATTCTTCCTCACTTTTACACATCACTAATCTGTCATTCTGCAATCTTGAAAAGTTTGACCTATAGATCTAGAAGATGTTACTGGTTTTGTTGGAGAGTTTTGGATAATCAAAGGGACTTTTTTAAGAGGAATGCAATCAGAGATCAACAGAATCAATGTAAAGAGAACCTCCATCCAAAACTATGGAggaaaatttaattaaatttagcAAAGAACCCAATGTTTAACTGAGTCACAAAATACGTTTCATCAGCAGACTGCTTCAGAAACAACCAACCAAGCTAACGAAAAAGGCACATTTTCAATGTTCTACGCAGTTCTTTTACAGAGATTTTTTCACACTGAAGAAATATGGGGTTTGAAAAGATATTTCAAAGGCTTCCTCAATGACATTCCCATTGAGTTTCTGTTGATTCTACAGAAACTCCCAATCTTAACTGAGGTTAAATTGACCCTAGTGAAGTAAAATCTCTACAATACTTGTTCTATGGGGATTCTTGggttttatgcattttaaaggATACTCATGAAGGTAAATGTTCAAGTGTTtccacacacagaaaagaaggaatactgaaaaaaagatgaacaatATTAAGGGGAGAATGCTGTTAATGCTGAGATAAGTACGAACTTCTGTAGCGTCTATGTTTGTGTCTAGTTTATGTTGTAGTCTCATGGTAGTTTTGTTCCATCTgcagagggatggaggagatGAGTGGTCAAGATTTAAGCTCTGACGATATGCAAAGGAAGGACCAAAGATTGCCATTCCAGGTATGTCCCATCATCATACTGTGATTAGATCAGATAAAATAGTTTGTTGCAGCCCAATCCTGTGGCATTTATCACCTCAAGACAATATTGATAGTTTCGGATGGGATCTCAGGATAAGTTTATTATAGATCACTTTTAACATGTGACAGCGATGATGATAAAACACCTTGATGGTCAAAAACTGGGAATATACTCATCATTAAAGTTTGAATTTACTGTGAACTGAACTTTACTTACCTGAGTCAACCACTCTTCCCCGACGTTCATCCAGATCTTCCCCGACCCTGTTGAGATTGTCCTGGGCCCAGAGACCTCATTGAACATCTTGGACCACGACCATGAGAAGGAGCGTCTACCCTCCATCGTTGTGGAACCCACAGATTTGAGCGAGGTGGAGAGCGGAGAGCTGCGCTGGCCTCCAGACAACATGGACgtggaggaagatgaggaggaccTGTTCTTGGAGCAGTGCATACCCCCAGCCAACATTGCAGACTggggagatgaggaggaggaggaggaagaagagacgTCAGTTATCCTCAACCAGCAGCCGGGATTGACGCTCATTGGTAAGTTGGACGTGTTGTCATACTGTCTGCCATGCATGACCaactgtggtttaaaaaaaatcttttcagaTCATGTGCTTTCAGTTTGGTAGGATATGTTAACTTTTTaggcacatactgtatctttaaacaaaaatacatacaatcCTAAATTAGCCTGAACtcaatacttttttatttttttacacgTTTTTTACCCTgttccaaaaaatgtttttaattgaaaaaatctGTTAATACATGATCATAGCAAACCAAATAAACGAAATATAACAGCAACAGTTACAGTAGATGGAGTCAGCATTTATACCACCTAACTTCTCTAATTTGGTTGTGAAATATGACCTACAGTGGTGGCTGAATGTTTACCACAAAAGGCAAATAATCAGGCTGTGTCAGCGTATGGtttgcagaaatgtaaaattacaacatttattCTGGTGACTGTCACATAGTCACAGAGTCAGCACTTCTACTGTGCCTTACTTCATAAATGTTGAGttttaaagtatgtgtgtgttatgtgatatgatattataatatattaataccAGAGACCCCCATGAACTGTACACTGTAAAAGATTTTCATGTAAATTTAAAGTAAAGAACTGGCAGCTGTCATTATTTTACAGTTCTCCTACTGTAATCTGTAATATTGAGCTACAGTACATTACTgcattttcttaattttacaGTAAACAACTGGCATCTGAGTTGccattattttactgtaaattggTACTGTAAAAaattactgtaatttttttACTGCTACAAAAATTTACAGTTTTGTCCTGTAGATgcaaaatacagtttaaattgtttttgtattactTCCACAGTATGTTAAAGTTAACCAAATGGTTCAAACATACATTAGTTTACATATGCTTGATTTTTAACCTAACTTATTACTGGCTTAGCAGGTGACATGCACAGTAATAATCACACAAATGTATGATTATACTGTTATGGAAAATAATGTAATGCAATTTACATGTCAGACCAGTCAAGAAGGTGGGCTGGATCCCCTCACATACAACCTGACCAAAGGCTGACCATCCATTGTTTCACCTGAAACTTATAAGAATTTTCCAGTGTCAGAATTATATGCGTTTAGTCAAAAATGTTGAGAACCATTTCTAAATATATGAATACTACTGTTTAAGAAAGAAAACTAAAGTTCCTTTTGATAGTTGCCAGGCGAGTACTTACTGTGATGAGTCGAGCCGAGGTAAAATAGTCTGGTTCGTCTGTAGGGttagagacagagaaacatgtCATAAATGAATCCAAATACAACTAGTCACCTACAACAGTCTGACTGAAATGATGCACAAAACACAGCTGAAGTAGACAAACAGCTTTAGAGCCCAATAGCGAGCACTCACTGAAGTCTCAATGCTACATCAACTTTTGAAGTGGCCTCCATAAACAGTGAAAGGTTTACACTGACAAGACTTATCATTAATTCACTagcaaaaaaacatctgtccaTATGTTTACTTAGACATAGAGATTAAAATGTGCTACTTGTGTTGTTTGTATATGGGATCCCTGTTTAGATTCTAGCTAGCATCTGAAATTTTAGCTAGCTGCTGAATCTTACTCTCATGAAGTGCAAATATGAAACCTGTAATCATAGACTCTGCAATGatttattcacaaaaaaaaaaaaatgctactcATAGATCTAGCTTCTCATGTGCAGTGCAGGTGAAATTGCCCCTCCGAAAATTCAAAAATAGGGGAGACCAGGTACAGTTGTAACACGGGACGGTTGTAACGCCTCAAATTGCTCCAATCAGAAACAAGCTAGAGTGATGACGCTCACTGTGCACATGCTCAGTTAGATTGTCTTCATGCCCTCAAAAAAGGAGCCAAATCTGCAGCACTCAGGAGAATTTATCtacaaaagtgtgttttta is from Scomber scombrus chromosome 5, fScoSco1.1, whole genome shotgun sequence and encodes:
- the lbhl gene encoding uncharacterized protein lbhl; the encoded protein is MDLTAVGDINHSSPTFIQIFPDPVEIVLGPETSLNILDHDHEKERLPSIVVEPTDLSEVESGELRWPPDNMDVEEDEEDLFLEQCIPPANIADWGDEEEEEEEETSVILNQQPGLTLIGKLDVLSYCLPCMTNCGLKKIFSDHVLSVW